From a single Mangifera indica cultivar Alphonso chromosome 19, CATAS_Mindica_2.1, whole genome shotgun sequence genomic region:
- the LOC123202820 gene encoding geraniol 8-hydroxylase-like yields the protein MVEAGKPNVADYFPVLKKIDPQGIKRRLRIHFGKMLELFDRMIDQRLKLREVPGYFKTNDILETLLNIMEDKTEATNRDYIRHLFLDLFAAGSDTTSSTLEWAMAELLRNPKALSEARLELEQTIGKGNPVEEADITQLPYLQAIIKETLRLHPPVPFLIPRKSSTDMEINCFTIPKDAQVLVNVWAIGRGENLWDDPNTFLPERFLGSNVDVKGRNFELIPFGGVRRICPGMPLAIRMLHLMLASLLHAFDWKLEDGITPEEMDMEDKFGITPQKAKPLLAIPFACKLKKFELLANK from the exons ATGGTAGAAGCTGGAAAGCCTAACGTGGCCGATTATTTTCCTGTGCTGAAAAAGATTGACCCCCAGGGAATAAAACGTCGCTTGAGGATTCACTTTGGGAAGATGTTGGAGCTCTTTGATCGCATGATCGATCAACGCTTGAAGCTGAGAGAAGTCCCTGGTTATTTTAAAACCAATGACATCTTGGAGACTCTTCTCAACATCATGGAAGACAAAACTGAAGCTACTAATAGGGATTATATCAGGCATTTATTTCTG GATTTGTTTGCTGCAGGTTCTGACACAACTTCCAGCACACTGGAATGGGCAATGGCGGAGCTCCTCCGTAATCCCAAAGCCTTATCAGAAGCTCGGTTAGAGCTGGAGCAAACTATAGGCAAAGGGAACCCAGTTGAGGAAGCAGACATCACTCAGTTGCCTTACTTACAAGCAATCATCAAAGAAACTTTAAGATTGCATCCACCAGTTCCCTTTTTGATTCCCCGCAAATCCTCCACAGACATGGAAATCAATTGCTTCACAATTCCAAAGGACGCCCAAGTTTTAGTCAATGTATGGGCAATTGGTAGAGGCGAAAACTTATGGGATGACCCCAACACGTTTCTCCCAGAAAGATTCTTGGGGTCCAATGTTGATGTCAAAGGCAGAAATTTCGAGCTCATTCCTTTCGGTGGGGTGCGGCGAATCTGCCCTGGAATGCCACTGGCAATCCGAATGCTGCATTTAATGTTGGCCTCGCTTCTTCACGCCTTTGATTGGAAGCTTGAAGATGGCATTACACCAGAAGAAATGGACATGGAAGACAAGTTCGGCATCACTCCACAGAAGGCAAAGCCGCTTCTTGCCATTCCCTTTGCGTGCAAATTGAAGAAGTTTGAGTTGCTAGCAAATAAATAA
- the LOC123202949 gene encoding geraniol 8-hydroxylase-like, whose translation MDVTFSCIIWLLFTWLSIIALNSIFRGTKPASRKLPPGPNKLPIIGNLLALGKKPHRSLAKLAKIHGSIMSLQLGQLTTVVISSKSIAKQVILTHDSAFCNRSVPDALLAHRHDVFSMAWLPVSTRWRTLRKISNSHIFVTQKIDANQDLRRKNVQQLLSYVEENCHAGKAIDVGRAAFSTSLNLISNTMFSVDLAHPKSEFKELVWNIMVEAGKPNVADYFPVLKKLDPQGIKRRLTIHFGKMLELFDRMIDQRLKLREVPGYFKTNDILETLLNIMEDKTEATNRDYIRHLFLDLFAAGTDTTSSTLEWAMAELLRNPKALSKAWLELEQTIGKGNPVEEADITQLPYLQAIIKETLRLHPPVPFLIPRKSSTDMEINCFTIPKDAQVLVNVWAIGRDENLWDDPNTFLPERFLGSNVDVKGRNFELIPFGGGRRICPGLPLAIRMLHLMLASLLHAFDWKLDDGIIPEEMDMEDKFGITLQKAKPLLAIPVACK comes from the exons ATGGATGTCACATTTAGCTGTATAATATGGCTTCTCTTCACATGGCTTTCAATAATAGCTCTGAACTCCATTTTCAGAGGAACCAAACCAGCTTCTAGGAAGCTCCCTCCTGGACCCAACAAACTCCCCATCATTGGCAACCTCTTAGCTCTTGGTAAAAAACCTCACAGGTCTCTAGCCAAGCTCGCCAAGATTCATGGCTCCATAATGAGTCTTCAACTGGGCCAGTTGACCACCGTAGTCATTTCTTCCAAATCCATAGCCAAACAAGTCATTCTAACTCACGATTCAGCCTTCTGTAATCGTTCCGTTCCAGACGCTCTGCTCGCTCACCGGCATGATGTTTTCAGCATGGCATGGCTTCCGGTCTCCACCCGGTGGAGAACTCTCAGGAAAATCAGCAACTCGCATATTTTCGTTACTCAAAAAATTGATGCCAATCAAGACCTCCGGCGCAAGAATGTGCAGCAACTCCTTTCTTATGTTGAAGAAAATTGCCATGCCGGTAAAGCCATAGATGTCGGTCGAGCCGCCTTCAGCACTAGTCTTAATTTGATATCAAACACTATGTTCTCCGTTGATTTGGCCCATCCCAAATCAGAGTTTAAGGAGCTGGTGTGGAATATTATGGTAGAAGCTGGAAAGCCTAACGTGGCCGATTATTTTCCTGTGCTGAAAAAGCTTGACCCCCAGGGAATAAAACGTCGCTTGACGATTCACTTTGGGAAGATGTTGGAGCTCTTTGATCGCATGATCGATCAACGCTTGAAGCTGAGAGAAGTCCCTGGTTATTTTAAAACCAATGACATCTTGGAGACTCTTCTCAACATCATGGAAGACAAAACTGAAGCTACCAACAGGGATTATATCAGGCATTTATTTCTG GATTTGTTTGCTGCGGGTACTGACACAACTTCCAGCACACTGGAATGGGCAATGGCGGAGCTCCTCCGTAATCCCAAAGCCTTATCAAAAGCTTGGTTAGAGCTGGAGCAAACTATAGGCAAAGGGAACCCAGTTGAAGAAGCAGACATCACTCAGTTGCCTTACTTACAAGCAATCATCAAAGAAACTTTAAGATTGCATCCACCAGTTCCCTTTTTGATTCCCCGCAAATCCTCCACAGACATGGAAATCAACTGCTTCACAATTCCAAAGGACGCCCAAGTTTTAGTCAATGTATGGGCAATTGGCAGAGACGAAAACTTATGGGATGATCCCAACACTTTTCTCCCAGAAAGATTCTTGGGGTCCAATGTTGATGTCAAAGGCAGAAATTTTGAGCTCATTCCGTTCGGTGGTGGGCGGCGAATCTGCCCTGGATTGCCACTGGCAATCAGAATGCTGCATTTAATGTTGGCCTCGCTTCTTCACGCCTTTGATTGGAAGCTTGATGATGGCATTATCCCGGAAGAAATGGACATGGAAGACAAGTTTGGCATCACTCTACAGAAGGCAAAGCCGCTTCTTGCCATCCCTGTTGCGTGCAAATAG